One segment of Arthrobacter sp. MMS18-M83 DNA contains the following:
- a CDS encoding CoA-binding protein has protein sequence MTHVNDPAVIDRLMRTKGRWAIVGLSTNEWRSAFEVALYIRDIMGMEIVPINQKGEDVHGETGYKFLADVPLEQPIDVVDCFVNSSRVGGVVDEAIAVGAKAVWLQLGVIDEDAAERAKAAGLDVVMNACPAQMGWRSDN, from the coding sequence ATGACACACGTCAACGATCCGGCAGTCATTGACCGGCTTATGCGAACAAAGGGCCGCTGGGCAATCGTCGGACTCAGCACGAATGAGTGGCGCTCCGCGTTCGAAGTTGCCCTCTACATTCGCGACATCATGGGCATGGAGATCGTCCCGATCAACCAAAAGGGCGAAGACGTCCACGGCGAAACTGGCTACAAGTTCCTCGCCGACGTGCCCCTCGAACAGCCGATCGACGTCGTCGACTGCTTTGTGAATTCCTCGCGCGTTGGCGGCGTGGTGGACGAGGCCATTGCGGTGGGAGCGAAAGCCGTGTGGCTCCAGCTCGGCGTGATTGATGAGGATGCCGCGGAGCGGGCCAAGGCGGCGGGTCTTGACGTGGTCATGAACGCTTGTCCGGCGCAGATGGGCTGGCGCAGCGACAACTAG
- a CDS encoding ArsR/SmtB family transcription factor → MPETVGTAVLDPEDQLNRAFMALADPVRRRILARLALGDATVTEIAQPFTVTLQAISKHLQVLEGAGLITRSREAQRRPCHLNTTALGPLAEWIESYRLQAEEHFARLDELLASETPLAGEATTDLSDGDYPEKEKEQ, encoded by the coding sequence ATGCCGGAGACCGTGGGAACAGCGGTGCTGGATCCTGAAGACCAACTCAATAGGGCCTTCATGGCACTCGCCGATCCTGTGCGCCGCAGGATACTGGCGCGATTGGCCTTGGGCGACGCAACCGTCACTGAGATCGCCCAGCCATTCACCGTCACCCTCCAAGCCATTTCAAAGCATCTACAGGTGCTGGAAGGCGCCGGGCTCATCACTAGGAGCAGGGAAGCGCAGCGCCGTCCCTGTCACCTGAACACCACGGCGCTGGGTCCCCTGGCCGAGTGGATCGAGAGCTACCGTCTTCAGGCCGAAGAGCATTTCGCCCGGCTGGACGAGCTATTGGCCAGTGAAACCCCGTTAGCCGGAGAGGCCACCACTGACTTGTCCGACGGGGACTATCCGGAAAAGGAGAAGGAACAATGA
- a CDS encoding SRPBCC family protein codes for MSTNTTTIDVTAGTPFIDTSRDFDAAPDRVFRAFTDPELVVKWLGPRRLEMRLESYDARTGGSYRYVHSDGEGNEFGFRGVFHEVQEPLRIIQTFEFDGAPGQVTLDTTRFEDLGGRTRVVQRSVFPSIEARDMALASGMDAGIKESMDRLEELLG; via the coding sequence ATGAGCACCAACACAACAACCATTGACGTCACGGCCGGCACGCCGTTCATCGACACTAGCCGCGACTTCGACGCCGCACCAGATCGCGTGTTCCGCGCTTTCACGGATCCCGAACTTGTGGTCAAGTGGCTGGGCCCGCGGCGCCTGGAAATGCGCCTAGAGTCCTACGACGCGCGGACCGGCGGCAGCTACCGGTACGTACATTCGGACGGCGAAGGCAACGAGTTCGGCTTCCGCGGGGTCTTCCACGAAGTCCAGGAACCCTTGAGGATCATCCAGACCTTCGAATTCGACGGCGCCCCCGGTCAGGTCACCCTGGATACCACCAGATTCGAGGATCTCGGGGGCCGCACGCGCGTCGTGCAGCGCTCGGTGTTCCCCTCGATCGAGGCCCGGGACATGGCGCTAGCCAGCGGCATGGATGCGGGCATCAAGGAATCGATGGATCGCTTGGAAGAACTCCTAGGGTAA
- a CDS encoding rhomboid family intramembrane serine protease: protein MSYGIPAAEPSADIPVCPRHPDRPSYVRCQRCGRPACPECQRAAAVGFQCIDCVNEIKRSTPAPRSTYGGAISTGRPLATYVIIGLCALVYVLQWLIPGNVVEDQLAFASVYATPQFGAFEPWRMLTSAFVHSQGFVLHIALNMYMLWIFGQVLEPVLGRIRFLAVYLLSAVGGSVGFLLLTPMLPPTGVEGASGAIFGLFGALLVVQSRRGGDTRQLSILIAINGAIGFLVPGIAWQAHLGGLVTGGLSAAVIAFAPRGPRQALLQTAGMAVVAGILVLATVLRATAG from the coding sequence ATGAGTTACGGAATCCCGGCGGCAGAGCCGTCCGCAGACATTCCCGTGTGCCCGAGGCACCCGGACAGGCCCTCCTATGTCCGGTGCCAGCGCTGCGGGCGTCCTGCGTGCCCCGAATGCCAGCGGGCGGCCGCCGTCGGGTTCCAATGCATTGACTGCGTCAATGAAATAAAGCGTTCGACGCCGGCCCCGCGCTCCACGTATGGCGGCGCCATTTCGACAGGCCGGCCCCTGGCGACGTACGTGATTATTGGGCTGTGCGCCCTGGTATACGTCCTGCAGTGGTTGATTCCCGGCAATGTTGTGGAGGATCAACTCGCCTTCGCGTCCGTCTACGCCACTCCGCAGTTTGGAGCCTTCGAACCCTGGCGGATGCTGACCTCTGCCTTTGTCCATTCACAGGGTTTTGTCCTGCACATCGCGCTCAACATGTACATGCTCTGGATCTTTGGCCAAGTCCTTGAGCCCGTTCTGGGGCGCATTCGCTTCCTGGCCGTTTATCTACTGTCCGCAGTCGGCGGCTCGGTGGGTTTCCTGCTCCTAACACCCATGTTGCCTCCAACCGGAGTGGAAGGCGCTTCCGGCGCGATCTTCGGCCTGTTTGGCGCACTCCTGGTGGTCCAAAGCCGGCGCGGCGGAGACACAAGGCAGCTGTCGATCCTCATTGCCATCAACGGAGCCATTGGCTTCCTGGTCCCCGGTATCGCTTGGCAAGCCCACTTGGGCGGGCTTGTTACAGGTGGTCTCTCGGCGGCTGTCATCGCCTTTGCTCCGCGCGGACCTCGCCAGGCATTGCTCCAAACAGCCGGCATGGCAGTGGTGGCCGGGATTCTGGTCCTGGCCACCGTCCTTAGGGCCACGGCAGGCTAG
- a CDS encoding peptidylprolyl isomerase: protein MTIPTAKATFHTSLGDIVVDLFGNHAPKTVANFVGLATGERSWTHPETGEDKTGTPLYDGTIFHRIIKDFMIQGGDPLGRGIGGPGYKFDDEIHPELNFNAPYKLAMANAGIQMGKGTNGSQFFITTVNTDWLYGKHSIFGEVADEESKKVVDAIEAVRTGMGDRPVEDVVINSIDIVQL from the coding sequence ATGACCATCCCAACCGCAAAAGCAACTTTCCACACGAGCCTCGGCGATATCGTAGTTGACCTCTTCGGCAACCACGCGCCCAAGACGGTCGCCAACTTCGTAGGCCTGGCCACCGGCGAGAGGTCCTGGACTCACCCGGAGACCGGCGAAGACAAGACCGGTACCCCGCTTTACGACGGCACCATTTTCCACCGGATCATCAAAGACTTCATGATCCAGGGCGGCGATCCCCTTGGCCGCGGCATCGGCGGACCGGGCTACAAGTTCGACGACGAGATCCACCCGGAACTGAACTTCAACGCCCCCTACAAGCTCGCCATGGCCAACGCAGGCATCCAGATGGGCAAGGGCACCAACGGTTCCCAGTTCTTCATCACCACGGTCAACACTGACTGGCTCTACGGCAAGCACTCCATCTTCGGTGAGGTTGCTGACGAAGAGTCCAAGAAGGTTGTCGACGCCATCGAGGCCGTCCGCACCGGCATGGGTGACCGCCCTGTTGAAGATGTCGTCATCAACAGCATTGACATCGTTCAGCTCTGA
- a CDS encoding glycosyltransferase: MPADRSSANAASNAAVAPVKPSVSIVIPAYNEESVIRQCLIAAVYQSVPADEIIVVDNMSQDRTAQIVQQMQQEYPESPIILLSQDKTQGLIPTRNFGLNSATSEILGRIDADSVLEPDWVEQVQEAFADPSAQAATGPVVYYDMPMRRFGLKADDKMRQLMLRLAKHQYHFLFGSNMALRRSAWETIRDETCLDEKDEMHEDIDLSLHLADHDLRVQYWPQMVSGMSARRLEDSPRDYRYYVTRFDRTYKAHNVKKMALKAPMVVFFSVYFPAKLLRAIHTANTSQGARRGGM, from the coding sequence ATGCCAGCCGATAGATCTTCCGCAAATGCAGCCAGTAACGCAGCCGTCGCACCCGTGAAGCCGAGCGTTTCAATCGTCATCCCGGCGTACAACGAAGAGAGCGTCATCCGGCAGTGCCTTATCGCGGCCGTTTACCAGTCAGTGCCTGCGGACGAGATCATCGTCGTGGACAACATGTCCCAGGACCGCACCGCCCAGATCGTCCAGCAGATGCAGCAGGAGTACCCGGAGAGCCCCATCATCCTGTTGAGCCAGGACAAGACACAAGGACTCATCCCTACCCGCAATTTCGGCCTTAACAGCGCTACATCGGAGATCCTGGGACGAATCGACGCCGACTCCGTCCTGGAACCGGACTGGGTTGAGCAAGTCCAGGAGGCCTTCGCGGATCCTTCTGCCCAAGCGGCTACCGGTCCCGTGGTTTATTACGACATGCCCATGCGTCGATTCGGGCTCAAAGCCGACGACAAGATGCGCCAGCTCATGCTTCGGCTTGCGAAGCACCAGTACCATTTCCTTTTTGGCTCCAACATGGCGCTTCGCCGCTCCGCGTGGGAAACCATCCGTGACGAGACCTGCCTGGACGAGAAGGACGAGATGCATGAGGACATCGATCTTTCCCTGCACCTTGCCGACCACGATCTCAGGGTGCAGTACTGGCCGCAGATGGTCTCCGGCATGTCTGCCCGCAGGCTCGAGGACTCACCGCGCGACTACCGCTATTACGTGACCCGCTTCGACCGCACTTACAAGGCCCACAACGTGAAGAAAATGGCACTGAAGGCCCCGATGGTGGTGTTCTTCTCGGTCTATTTCCCGGCGAAACTGCTCCGGGCCATTCACACAGCCAACACGAGCCAGGGCGCGCGCCGCGGCGGCATGTAG
- a CDS encoding DMT family transporter encodes MNFIVAALGVLGVASSGPLIAGTLGATSVTALAIAFWRNAIAAVVMASPVLIREPRLFRKITRHEFTWSAVAAVALAFHFACFITALQLTSVAAATALVCLQSAWIAVFQLLRGTRHRWPVLVGLGIALCGVAAITGFDMGTSPKAFLGDVLALAGGALAGLYTLAGGKARQSMGTGTYTTLCYGICAAIVAVLALAGGQPLVGFDAGGWLGIVAITVCAQLVGHTAFNHLLATMSPLLVSMIILLEIPGAALLAAVFLRETLPSGTYAGLALILAGLAVVVIGQRRGKAGPEGKIAELGTD; translated from the coding sequence GTGAACTTCATTGTTGCTGCTTTGGGCGTGCTCGGTGTCGCATCCTCCGGACCCCTTATCGCGGGAACGCTCGGCGCCACGTCTGTCACGGCACTAGCTATCGCCTTCTGGCGCAACGCAATCGCCGCCGTCGTCATGGCCTCCCCGGTCCTGATCCGCGAACCACGGCTGTTCCGGAAGATTACGCGACACGAGTTCACCTGGTCCGCCGTCGCGGCAGTCGCGCTGGCCTTCCATTTCGCCTGCTTCATCACCGCCCTTCAGTTGACGTCCGTCGCCGCCGCCACCGCCTTGGTGTGCCTGCAGTCGGCATGGATCGCTGTCTTCCAGCTCCTTCGCGGCACCCGGCACCGCTGGCCGGTGCTGGTAGGCCTGGGCATCGCACTGTGCGGTGTCGCGGCAATCACGGGCTTCGATATGGGAACCTCACCGAAAGCCTTTCTCGGTGACGTCCTGGCCCTCGCTGGAGGCGCACTGGCCGGGCTCTACACTTTGGCCGGAGGCAAGGCGCGCCAGAGCATGGGGACCGGGACCTACACCACCCTTTGCTACGGGATCTGCGCGGCCATTGTTGCCGTATTGGCCCTCGCGGGCGGCCAGCCGCTTGTAGGGTTCGACGCCGGCGGCTGGCTGGGGATTGTGGCCATCACTGTGTGCGCGCAACTGGTGGGCCACACGGCCTTCAACCATCTTCTGGCCACGATGAGCCCGCTGTTGGTTTCCATGATCATCCTGCTGGAGATTCCCGGCGCAGCCCTTCTGGCCGCGGTATTCCTACGCGAGACCCTGCCCTCCGGGACCTACGCAGGGCTGGCCTTGATCCTGGCCGGACTCGCCGTCGTCGTAATCGGTCAGCGGCGCGGAAAAGCCGGCCCCGAAGGCAAGATCGCCGAGCTGGGTACCGACTGA
- a CDS encoding DLW-39 family protein codes for MKKLLIVAAAVAGVLLYKKVQESEARKTVWSKATDTVD; via the coding sequence GTGAAGAAGTTGCTCATAGTTGCAGCTGCGGTCGCAGGCGTCCTGCTCTACAAAAAGGTGCAGGAATCCGAGGCCCGGAAAACGGTCTGGAGCAAGGCAACCGACACGGTTGACTAG
- a CDS encoding DUF3566 domain-containing protein, with product MSNSDSYPKPSTGVPGGFRQPSATPRVDAPARPQQRPAAAASSPAGTGAERVPGQRPAVPGQRPAQGQQRPAGQRPAVPGQRPAPGQRPAQAQQRPAAGNPGLVKPAPKAKVRRARLLVSKVDPWSVLKMAFLLSVALGIVTVIAAIVLWTVLDLTGIFNQVDSLLGTLAGSESGGFELKKVASLGQVASFATIIAVVNVVLLTALSMLSAVLYNISATLVGGIGVTLTDD from the coding sequence GTGAGCAATTCGGACTCATATCCCAAGCCGAGTACGGGTGTCCCTGGAGGATTCCGGCAGCCGTCGGCTACTCCGCGGGTAGACGCACCGGCCCGTCCCCAGCAGCGCCCGGCGGCAGCTGCTTCGAGCCCGGCAGGAACTGGCGCGGAAAGGGTCCCGGGCCAACGCCCGGCCGTTCCCGGCCAGCGGCCTGCACAGGGTCAGCAGCGCCCGGCAGGGCAGCGGCCCGCCGTTCCCGGCCAGCGTCCTGCACCCGGCCAGCGGCCCGCACAGGCCCAGCAGCGTCCGGCCGCAGGGAATCCGGGGCTTGTGAAGCCGGCACCGAAGGCAAAGGTCCGCCGCGCCCGCCTGCTGGTCAGCAAAGTTGATCCGTGGTCGGTGCTGAAGATGGCATTCCTGCTGTCCGTTGCCTTGGGCATCGTGACCGTGATTGCCGCAATCGTTCTCTGGACCGTTCTGGACCTCACTGGCATTTTCAACCAGGTGGACAGCCTTCTGGGCACGCTGGCAGGTTCGGAAAGCGGCGGCTTTGAACTCAAGAAGGTTGCATCGCTCGGACAGGTTGCCTCCTTCGCAACCATCATTGCCGTGGTGAATGTGGTCCTGCTGACCGCCCTCTCCATGCTGAGCGCCGTGCTGTATAACATTTCGGCAACACTCGTGGGTGGCATCGGAGTGACCCTCACCGACGACTAG
- the gyrA gene encoding DNA gyrase subunit A, with protein MSEETPEVPAESVGVPEPVLEGDVLTDRIDQVDLQTEMQRSYLDYAMAVIVGRALPDVRDGLKPVHRRVLYAMFDGGYRPDRSFNKCARVVGEVMGQYHPHGDTAIYDALVRLIQDWTMRYPLALGQGNFGSPGNDGAAAPRYTETKMAQLAMEMVRDIDEETVDFQDNYDGKNQEPTILPARFPNLLVNGSSGIAVGMATNIPPHNLREVAEGVQWYLANPTASREELLEALLLRIKGPDFPTGATILGHKGIEDAYRTGRGSITMRAVVNVEELQGRTCLVVTELPYQANPDNLAIKIAELVKDGKIQGIADLRDETSGRTGQRLVIVLKRDAVAKVVLNNLYKHTQLQDNFGANMLAIVDGVPRTLSLDAFIRHWVIHQMNVIVRRTRYRLRKAEEEAHILRALLKALDMLDEVIALIRASNTTEAARDGLMGLLEIDELQARAILDMQLRRLAALERQKIQDRHSELEAMITEFNSILASEQRQRDIISQELAEIVAKHGDDRRTHILMGFDGDMSMEDLIPEEEVVVTITRGGYVKRTRSDNYRSQQRGGKGVKGAQLRGDDVVEHFFVTTTHHWLLFFTNLGRVYRAKAYELTEAGRDAKGQHVANLLAFQPDEHIAQVLDLRDYEQAPYLVLATKNGLVKKTRLEDYDTNRTAGVIAINLRDGDELVSAQLVSETDDLLLVSRKGQSIRFTATDEALRPMGRATSGVTGMKFREDDELLAADVVQDGSFVFVVTEGGYAKRTAVEEYRLQGRGGLGIKVAKLQEERGDLVGALIVNEEDEVLVVMEGGKIVRSAVAGVPAKGRDTMGVIFAKPDKNDRIIEVARNSERGLDGEDSDDEHGDGTDNDLAANSVENPLGGQSGPADDVTLAANDGADGATATAESGSAAGSGNGSGVELNEDNTGGNE; from the coding sequence ATGAGTGAAGAAACACCCGAGGTTCCCGCTGAGTCGGTCGGCGTGCCGGAACCCGTACTTGAGGGCGATGTGCTGACCGACCGTATCGATCAAGTAGACCTGCAGACGGAAATGCAGCGTTCCTACTTGGACTACGCCATGGCCGTTATCGTTGGCCGTGCGCTTCCAGACGTCCGCGACGGCTTGAAGCCGGTCCACCGCCGAGTGCTCTACGCGATGTTCGACGGCGGCTACCGCCCGGACCGCTCCTTCAACAAATGCGCCCGCGTGGTGGGCGAGGTCATGGGCCAGTACCACCCGCACGGTGACACCGCGATCTACGATGCCCTTGTCCGCCTCATCCAGGACTGGACCATGCGCTATCCGCTGGCGCTGGGCCAGGGCAACTTCGGTTCCCCCGGCAACGACGGCGCCGCAGCTCCGCGATACACCGAAACCAAGATGGCCCAGCTGGCCATGGAAATGGTCCGGGACATCGACGAGGAAACGGTCGACTTCCAGGACAACTACGACGGCAAGAACCAGGAACCCACAATCCTGCCGGCGCGTTTCCCCAACCTGCTGGTCAACGGTTCCTCCGGCATCGCCGTCGGCATGGCCACCAACATTCCGCCGCACAATCTCCGCGAGGTTGCCGAGGGCGTGCAGTGGTATCTGGCCAACCCAACGGCCAGCCGTGAAGAGCTGCTTGAAGCATTGCTGCTGCGCATCAAGGGCCCGGACTTCCCGACCGGGGCCACCATCCTCGGCCACAAGGGCATCGAGGACGCGTACCGCACGGGCCGCGGCTCCATCACCATGCGTGCCGTGGTGAACGTGGAGGAACTCCAGGGCCGCACGTGCCTGGTGGTCACCGAACTGCCGTATCAGGCAAACCCGGACAACCTGGCCATCAAGATCGCCGAACTGGTCAAGGACGGCAAGATCCAGGGCATCGCGGACCTGCGCGACGAGACGTCCGGCCGCACCGGACAACGACTGGTGATTGTTCTCAAGCGCGACGCCGTGGCCAAGGTTGTTCTCAACAACCTCTACAAGCACACACAGCTGCAGGACAATTTCGGCGCCAACATGCTGGCGATCGTCGACGGCGTTCCCCGCACCCTGAGCTTGGACGCCTTCATTCGGCACTGGGTGATACACCAGATGAATGTCATTGTCCGCCGGACTCGCTACCGGCTGCGCAAGGCTGAGGAAGAGGCGCACATCCTGCGCGCACTTCTCAAGGCGCTGGACATGCTGGATGAGGTTATCGCGCTCATCCGCGCGTCCAACACCACCGAGGCTGCCCGCGATGGCTTGATGGGGCTGCTGGAGATCGACGAGCTTCAGGCCCGCGCGATCCTCGACATGCAGCTCCGCCGCCTCGCCGCGTTGGAACGGCAGAAGATCCAGGACAGGCACTCCGAGCTTGAGGCCATGATCACGGAGTTCAACTCGATCTTGGCCTCCGAGCAGCGCCAGCGCGACATCATCAGCCAGGAACTGGCCGAGATCGTGGCCAAGCACGGTGATGATCGCCGGACCCACATCCTCATGGGCTTCGACGGAGACATGTCCATGGAAGACCTCATCCCCGAGGAAGAAGTGGTGGTCACCATCACCCGCGGCGGATACGTCAAGCGCACCCGGAGCGACAACTACCGTTCGCAGCAGCGGGGCGGCAAGGGCGTCAAGGGTGCCCAGCTTCGCGGCGACGACGTCGTGGAGCACTTCTTCGTCACAACCACGCACCACTGGTTGCTGTTCTTCACCAACCTGGGCCGAGTGTACCGGGCCAAGGCCTACGAACTTACCGAGGCCGGCCGCGACGCGAAGGGCCAGCATGTGGCAAACCTGTTGGCCTTCCAGCCGGATGAGCACATCGCCCAGGTTCTTGACCTGCGCGACTACGAGCAAGCCCCATACCTGGTGCTCGCCACCAAGAACGGCCTTGTGAAAAAGACGCGCCTGGAAGACTACGACACCAATCGCACCGCCGGCGTCATTGCTATCAACCTCCGGGATGGGGACGAGCTCGTCTCGGCGCAGCTCGTGTCCGAGACCGACGATCTCCTCCTGGTTTCCCGCAAGGGTCAGTCCATCCGCTTCACGGCCACGGACGAGGCGCTGCGCCCCATGGGGCGCGCAACCTCTGGTGTGACAGGCATGAAGTTCCGCGAAGACGACGAACTCCTCGCGGCCGACGTCGTCCAGGACGGCTCGTTCGTGTTTGTCGTGACCGAAGGCGGCTACGCGAAGCGCACTGCGGTCGAGGAATACCGGCTCCAGGGCCGTGGCGGCCTGGGCATCAAGGTCGCCAAGCTTCAGGAAGAGCGCGGCGACCTTGTCGGTGCCTTGATCGTCAACGAAGAAGACGAAGTCCTGGTGGTCATGGAGGGCGGCAAGATTGTCCGCTCTGCTGTGGCCGGCGTTCCTGCCAAGGGCCGTGACACCATGGGCGTCATCTTCGCGAAGCCGGACAAGAACGATCGCATCATCGAGGTGGCCCGCAACAGCGAACGCGGCCTTGATGGCGAGGATAGCGACGACGAGCACGGCGATGGCACTGACAACGACTTAGCCGCCAATAGTGTCGAAAATCCTCTTGGAGGACAGTCCGGGCCGGCCGATGACGTAACGTTGGCTGCAAACGACGGCGCCGATGGGGCGACCGCAACGGCCGAATCGGGATCGGCCGCAGGATCCGGTAATGGGTCCGGCGTCGAGCTGAACGAAGACAACACCGGAGGTAACGAGTGA
- the gyrB gene encoding DNA topoisomerase (ATP-hydrolyzing) subunit B: MANDNAETLAVEPAKENAHKPDTPSGSREYGASDITVLEGLEAVRKRPGMYIGSTGPRGLHHLVYEVVDNSVDEALAGYCSHIEVTLQADGGVKVVDDGRGIPVDMHPTEKKPTVEVVMTILHAGGKFGGSGYAVSGGLHGVGISVVNALSRRVDTEVRRQGHVWRMTFVDGGKPQGGLVQGEATDQTGTSQTFYPDGTIFESTDFDFETLRARFQQMAFLNKGLRITLTDERPVAGAGDDDLDLDAVATDGEVAAEYRTVVYQYNDGLLDYVKHLNSSKKVDVVHEDVIAFETEDAERHIAVEVAMQWTTAYSESVHTYANTINTHEGGTHEEGFRAAMTSLINRYAREKTIIKEKEDNLTGDDIREGLTAVISVKLSEPQFEGQTKTKLGNSEVKGFVQRVVTDQLGDWLERNPGPARDVIRKAVQAAQARMAARKARDNARRKSPLESFGMPGKLSDCSSKDPARCEVYLVEGDSAGGSAKRGRNPETQAILPLRGKILNVERARLDKALGNNEVQSMITAFGTGIGEDFDISKLRYHKIVLMADADVDGQHITTLLMTLLFRYMRPLIENGYVYLAQPPLYRIKWSNAPHDYVYSDRERDAKLVSGQAAGRRIPKDNGIQRYKGLGEMDYTELWDTTMDPDHRTLLQVTMDDALAADQTFSVLMGEDVESRRNFIQQNAKDVRFLDI, encoded by the coding sequence GTGGCTAACGACAATGCAGAGACCTTGGCAGTAGAGCCCGCGAAGGAGAACGCCCATAAGCCTGACACACCCTCAGGGTCCAGGGAGTACGGTGCAAGCGATATTACCGTGCTGGAGGGTCTCGAAGCGGTGCGCAAGCGCCCCGGTATGTACATCGGATCCACAGGCCCGCGCGGCCTCCATCACTTGGTGTACGAAGTGGTGGACAACTCGGTGGACGAGGCTCTGGCCGGGTACTGCAGCCACATTGAAGTGACCCTCCAGGCCGACGGCGGCGTGAAGGTCGTGGACGACGGCCGCGGCATCCCGGTGGATATGCACCCCACCGAGAAGAAGCCGACCGTTGAGGTTGTCATGACCATCCTGCACGCGGGCGGTAAGTTCGGCGGCAGTGGCTATGCGGTGTCCGGTGGCCTCCATGGCGTCGGTATTTCCGTTGTCAACGCGCTTTCGCGCAGGGTAGACACCGAGGTGCGTCGCCAGGGCCACGTTTGGCGGATGACTTTCGTCGACGGCGGCAAGCCACAGGGCGGGCTCGTCCAGGGCGAAGCAACCGACCAGACCGGAACGTCCCAGACGTTCTACCCGGACGGCACCATCTTCGAGAGCACGGATTTCGATTTCGAGACTCTCCGTGCGCGCTTCCAGCAGATGGCCTTCCTCAACAAGGGCCTGCGCATCACCCTCACGGACGAGCGTCCTGTGGCAGGGGCAGGCGACGATGACCTGGATCTTGACGCAGTTGCTACTGACGGCGAGGTGGCGGCAGAATATCGCACGGTCGTTTACCAGTACAACGATGGTCTGCTCGACTACGTGAAGCACCTGAACTCGAGCAAGAAGGTGGACGTCGTCCACGAGGACGTTATCGCCTTCGAAACCGAAGACGCTGAGCGGCACATCGCCGTCGAGGTCGCGATGCAGTGGACCACGGCCTATTCCGAGAGCGTCCACACCTACGCGAACACCATCAACACGCACGAGGGCGGTACCCACGAAGAAGGTTTCCGCGCCGCGATGACCTCTCTCATCAACCGCTACGCGCGCGAGAAGACCATCATCAAGGAAAAGGAAGACAACCTCACTGGTGACGACATCCGGGAGGGGCTCACAGCCGTCATCTCGGTGAAGTTGTCCGAGCCCCAGTTCGAGGGTCAGACCAAGACCAAACTGGGCAACTCCGAGGTCAAGGGCTTCGTCCAACGCGTGGTCACCGACCAGCTTGGCGACTGGCTGGAACGAAACCCCGGCCCGGCCCGCGACGTCATCCGCAAGGCGGTCCAGGCTGCCCAAGCGCGCATGGCTGCCCGCAAGGCCCGCGACAACGCACGTCGCAAGAGTCCCTTGGAATCCTTCGGCATGCCGGGCAAACTGTCCGACTGCTCCTCCAAGGACCCCGCGCGCTGCGAGGTCTACCTCGTGGAGGGTGACTCCGCCGGCGGTTCGGCGAAGCGTGGACGCAACCCCGAAACCCAGGCCATCCTGCCACTGCGTGGCAAGATCCTGAACGTGGAACGCGCACGGCTGGACAAGGCCCTCGGCAACAATGAAGTCCAGTCGATGATCACAGCCTTCGGCACGGGCATCGGCGAGGACTTCGACATCTCCAAGCTGCGGTATCACAAGATCGTCCTCATGGCCGATGCAGACGTGGACGGCCAGCACATCACCACGCTGCTCATGACCTTGCTCTTCCGCTACATGCGGCCGCTGATTGAGAACGGTTACGTCTACCTCGCCCAGCCGCCGTTGTACCGCATCAAGTGGTCGAACGCCCCTCATGACTATGTCTATAGCGACCGTGAACGTGACGCCAAGCTGGTCTCCGGCCAGGCCGCCGGCCGCCGAATCCCGAAGGACAACGGCATCCAGCGTTACAAGGGCCTCGGCGAAATGGACTACACCGAACTCTGGGACACCACCATGGATCCGGACCACCGCACGCTCCTGCAAGTCACCATGGACGATGCCCTGGCAGCGGACCAGACCTTCTCCGTGCTGATGGGTGAGGACGTGGAATCGCGCCGGAATTTCATTCAGCAGAACGCCAAGGATGTCAGGTTCCTGGATATCTAG
- a CDS encoding DUF721 domain-containing protein has product MEKDSPGGRQPGRDPDEIDAAQSALNRMREAAAARGEIRRAAPRSGAAPKRKGVRDTRGFSQFHGSGRDPLGLGKVVGRLVAERGWTSPVAVGSVMAEWDALVGPEISAHCTPESFTDTTLHVRCDSTAWATQLRLLSTSLLEMFRRELGDGVVTSIQVLAPTAPNWRKGGRSVNGRGPRDTYG; this is encoded by the coding sequence ATGGAGAAGGATAGCCCCGGCGGACGCCAGCCGGGAAGGGACCCTGACGAGATTGACGCTGCCCAATCGGCCCTGAACCGGATGCGCGAAGCGGCCGCCGCACGGGGTGAAATCCGGCGTGCTGCGCCGCGTTCCGGTGCCGCTCCGAAACGGAAAGGCGTCCGTGATACCCGTGGATTCAGCCAATTCCATGGCAGTGGGCGGGACCCCCTTGGTTTGGGGAAGGTCGTGGGGAGGCTAGTCGCTGAACGGGGTTGGACCTCCCCCGTGGCTGTCGGTTCCGTGATGGCGGAATGGGACGCCCTGGTGGGTCCGGAAATTTCGGCGCATTGCACCCCGGAGAGCTTTACCGACACCACGCTTCACGTCCGCTGTGATTCCACGGCCTGGGCGACGCAACTCCGGCTCCTGAGTACCAGCCTTCTGGAGATGTTCCGGAGGGAGCTCGGCGACGGTGTGGTGACGTCTATTCAGGTGCTCGCGCCAACCGCACCGAACTGGCGAAAGGGCGGCCGGAGCGTCAATGGACGAGGCCCGCGGGATACCTACGGGTAA